One segment of Egibacteraceae bacterium DNA contains the following:
- the thiC gene encoding phosphomethylpyrimidine synthase ThiC — protein sequence MSAHGPNPLPLPDGAPHARKVYVTGSRSDLRVPMREVALGATTGRFGDEANPPVRLYDTSGPAADPDIVVDVARGLPPLRAPWITEREDVERSTGRGHAACRAAPGRRVTQLAYARRGEITPEMEFAALREGVASERVRDEIARGRAILPANVNHPESEPMVIGRGFLVKVNANIGNSAVSSSIAEEVEKMAWATRWGADTVMDLSTGADIASTREAILRNAPVPVGTVPIYEALEKVGGRAEELSWEVYRDIVVAQAEQGVDYMTVHAGVRLPFVPLTAQRVTGIVSRGGAIMAAWCLAHHTESFLYTHFEELCEILAAYDVSFSLGDGLRPGSVADANDEAQMAELDTLGELTEVAWRHDVQVMVEGPGHVPMHKIKENMARQLAACHEAPFYTLGPLTTDIAPGYDHITSAIGAAMIAWYGTAMLCYVTPKEHLGLPDRDDVKAGVIAYKIAAHAADLAKGHPGAQARDDALSKARFEFRWEDQFNLSLDPETARAYHDETLPAAPAKTAHFCSMCGPRFCSMRITQDVREYAATRGLADSEALDAGMAEKAAEFRDAGGEVYLA from the coding sequence ATGTCTGCTCACGGTCCCAACCCCTTGCCTCTCCCCGACGGTGCTCCGCACGCGAGGAAGGTGTACGTCACCGGCTCGCGCTCCGACCTGCGGGTGCCGATGCGCGAGGTCGCGCTCGGGGCGACCACGGGGCGCTTCGGCGACGAGGCCAACCCGCCGGTGCGCCTGTACGACACGTCGGGGCCCGCCGCCGACCCCGACATCGTCGTCGACGTCGCGCGGGGCCTGCCACCCCTGCGGGCCCCGTGGATCACCGAGCGCGAAGACGTCGAGCGTTCGACCGGCCGGGGGCACGCCGCCTGTCGTGCGGCACCCGGTCGGCGGGTCACCCAGCTGGCGTACGCGCGGCGCGGCGAGATCACCCCGGAGATGGAGTTCGCCGCCCTCCGCGAGGGCGTGGCGTCCGAACGCGTTCGCGACGAGATCGCCCGCGGCCGAGCCATCCTGCCCGCGAACGTCAACCACCCCGAGAGCGAGCCGATGGTGATCGGCCGCGGGTTCCTCGTGAAGGTCAACGCGAACATCGGCAACTCGGCCGTCTCCTCGTCGATCGCCGAGGAGGTCGAGAAGATGGCGTGGGCGACGCGCTGGGGAGCCGACACCGTCATGGACCTGTCCACCGGCGCGGACATCGCGTCCACCCGCGAGGCGATCCTGCGCAACGCGCCCGTACCGGTCGGCACGGTGCCCATCTACGAGGCGCTGGAGAAGGTCGGGGGCAGGGCGGAGGAGCTGTCGTGGGAGGTCTACCGCGACATCGTCGTCGCGCAGGCCGAGCAGGGGGTGGACTACATGACCGTCCACGCCGGCGTGCGCCTGCCCTTCGTCCCCCTCACCGCGCAGCGGGTCACCGGGATCGTGTCGCGTGGGGGGGCGATCATGGCGGCGTGGTGCCTCGCCCACCACACCGAGAGCTTCCTCTACACCCACTTCGAGGAGCTCTGCGAGATCCTCGCCGCCTACGACGTGTCCTTCTCCCTCGGCGACGGCCTGCGGCCCGGGTCGGTCGCCGACGCGAACGACGAGGCGCAGATGGCCGAGCTCGACACGCTCGGCGAGCTCACCGAGGTCGCGTGGCGCCACGACGTGCAGGTCATGGTCGAGGGCCCCGGCCACGTGCCGATGCACAAGATCAAGGAGAACATGGCCCGCCAGCTCGCCGCCTGCCACGAGGCCCCCTTCTACACCCTCGGGCCGCTCACGACCGACATCGCCCCGGGCTACGACCACATCACCTCGGCGATCGGCGCGGCGATGATCGCCTGGTACGGCACGGCGATGCTGTGCTACGTCACGCCGAAGGAGCACCTCGGCCTGCCCGACCGCGACGACGTGAAAGCCGGGGTGATCGCCTACAAGATCGCCGCGCACGCCGCCGACCTCGCCAAGGGCCACCCCGGCGCGCAGGCGCGCGACGACGCGCTGTCGAAGGCGCGTTTCGAGTTCCGCTGGGAGGACCAGTTCAACCTGTCGCTGGACCCCGAGACCGCGCGGGCCTACCACGACGAGACGCTGCCGGCCGCACCGGCGAAGACGGCGCACTTCTGCTCGATGTGCGGGCCGCGGTTCTGCTCGATGCGCATCACCCAGGACGTCCGCGAGTACGCCGCGACCCGGGGGCTCGCCGACAGCGAGGCGCTCGACGCCGGCATGGCCGAGAAGGCCGCCGAGTTCCGCGACGCGGGCGGGGAGGTCTACCTCGCCTGA
- a CDS encoding ABC transporter permease has translation MTPRQAEAPLTGAHPGDADLRAVLAGRARPPRPSALAASLTFGWRALLKIKHVPEQLFDVTMFPIMFLLLFTYLFGGALAGSTGEYLQFVLPGILVMTVTMITMYTGSALNTDITKGVFDRFRSLPIWQPAVLVGALLGDAVRYTLASAIMVVLGLALGFRPGGGAVGLLSAVLLLLAFSFSLSWIWTLFGLFMRTPESVMYAAMLVLFPLTFMSNILVDPATMPSWLQAVVGVNPVTHVVAAVRGLMHGNATAGQLGVVLLICAGLVAVFAPLTMHRYRAQR, from the coding sequence ATGACCCCCCGGCAGGCCGAGGCGCCGCTGACCGGCGCCCACCCAGGGGACGCGGACCTCCGGGCGGTCCTGGCGGGGCGGGCGCGCCCGCCCCGCCCGAGCGCGCTGGCGGCGTCGCTCACCTTCGGGTGGCGCGCGCTGCTGAAGATCAAGCACGTCCCGGAGCAGCTGTTCGACGTGACGATGTTCCCGATCATGTTCCTGCTGCTGTTCACGTACCTGTTCGGCGGTGCCCTCGCGGGGTCGACCGGCGAGTACCTGCAGTTCGTGCTGCCGGGCATCCTCGTCATGACCGTCACGATGATCACCATGTACACCGGCTCGGCGCTGAACACCGACATCACCAAGGGGGTGTTCGACCGCTTCCGGTCGCTGCCGATCTGGCAGCCCGCCGTCCTCGTCGGCGCGTTGCTCGGCGACGCGGTCCGCTACACGCTCGCCTCGGCGATCATGGTCGTGCTCGGTCTCGCGCTCGGTTTCCGGCCGGGTGGCGGGGCGGTCGGGCTGCTGTCGGCGGTGCTGCTCCTCCTGGCCTTCTCCTTCAGCCTGTCGTGGATCTGGACGCTGTTCGGGCTTTTCATGCGCACGCCCGAGTCGGTCATGTACGCGGCGATGCTCGTGCTGTTCCCCCTCACCTTCATGAGCAACATCCTCGTGGACCCTGCGACCATGCCGTCCTGGCTGCAGGCGGTGGTCGGCGTGAACCCGGTCACCCACGTGGTGGCGGCGGTGCGCGGGCTCATGCACGGCAACGCGACGGCCGGCCAGCTCGGCGTCGTGCTGCTGATCTGCGCCGGACTCGTCGCCGTGTTCGCGCCGCTCACCATGCACCGCTACCGCGCGCAGCGCTGA
- a CDS encoding ATP-binding cassette domain-containing protein, translating into MGATTDLAIEASGLVKGFGTVRAVDGVDLAVRAGGVYGFLGPNGAGKTTTIRMLATLLTPDAGTARVLGYDIVGEADAVRSRVSLTGQFASVDEDLTGAENLVLLARLLGHSRAQARERAAELLDAFSLSEAADRQVKTYSGGMRRRLDIAASIVVTPELMFLDEPTTGLDPRSRNQVWEIVRALVAEGTTVLLTTQYLDEADHLADRIAVIDHGHVIAEGTSGELKAEVGAGSLRVRLGDAGQRPEAERLLAVALGVPVQREVDPVALSATVADVEAVAGALAELVRRGVTVTDFALGQPTLDEVFLALTGHPAEEAATSTGGRRPAATLEERT; encoded by the coding sequence GTGGGCGCGACGACGGACCTGGCCATCGAGGCGTCAGGGCTCGTGAAGGGCTTCGGGACAGTGCGGGCGGTCGACGGCGTGGACCTGGCCGTCCGCGCCGGTGGCGTGTACGGGTTCCTCGGGCCCAACGGCGCGGGAAAGACGACGACGATCCGAATGCTCGCCACCCTGCTCACGCCGGACGCGGGAACGGCACGCGTCCTCGGGTACGACATCGTCGGGGAAGCCGACGCGGTGCGGAGCCGGGTGAGCCTGACGGGGCAGTTCGCATCGGTCGACGAGGACCTCACCGGCGCGGAGAACCTCGTGCTGCTCGCCCGGCTGCTCGGCCACTCGCGGGCGCAGGCGAGGGAGCGGGCCGCCGAGCTGCTCGACGCCTTCTCGCTCTCCGAAGCGGCCGACCGTCAGGTGAAGACCTACTCGGGTGGCATGCGCCGGCGCCTCGACATCGCCGCGAGCATCGTCGTCACCCCCGAGCTCATGTTCCTCGACGAGCCGACCACCGGCCTCGACCCGCGCAGCCGCAACCAGGTGTGGGAGATCGTGCGGGCCCTCGTCGCCGAGGGCACGACGGTGCTGCTCACCACGCAGTACCTCGACGAGGCCGACCACCTCGCAGACCGCATCGCGGTGATCGACCACGGGCACGTCATCGCCGAGGGGACGAGCGGTGAGCTCAAGGCGGAGGTCGGCGCCGGGTCGTTGCGGGTGCGTCTGGGCGACGCCGGTCAGCGGCCGGAGGCCGAGCGGCTGCTCGCCGTCGCGCTGGGGGTTCCGGTGCAGCGCGAGGTGGACCCGGTCGCGCTGTCGGCCACGGTCGCCGACGTGGAAGCGGTGGCGGGTGCGCTCGCGGAGCTCGTGCGCCGTGGCGTGACGGTCACCGACTTCGCGCTCGGGCAGCCGACCCTCGACGAGGTGTTCCTGGCCCTGACCGGTCACCCCGCCGAGGAGGCCGCCACCTCGACAGGCGGCCGGCGGCCGGCGGCGACCTTGGAGGAGCGGACATGA
- a CDS encoding AMP-binding protein, producing MGEGSLDALLRAAAARWPDRPAVESPAGSLTYAELDAAVSAAAGGLLAAGARPGDRVAFALSADAPLYAAPFACARIGVTALLLPASLPPPRWAALLARAGPALCVADDAHADRLRAAAGDAAPAPARVALPLDGSARPGDLPAVPADPDRAVALVATSGTTGHPTIVRLTSRGLLHVGRAYLELLTLGEGERSLVVMPLTYIGVLSTQTMTIILVGGCNVLPADTRPAGALARMAAHRITLLDAVPAWLTLLAREDPVDVPTWRTLVHGGAPMPPATARTLAARHPRVALYDVWGLTEAHGPVTALRYDPARPAPPGTVGRPLAGLRVRARGAGGPLPPGVTGELEVAGPTVTGGTLDAPGGALREGWLPTGDLGTVAADGTVRITDRTKDLILRGGANVSSREVERVLCTAPGVDDAAVFPVPDVLGGEAVGAAVVPGLAAALDLNALRRLVAERVGVHAVPRRILCVDALPRNATGKVDKRALRAAAT from the coding sequence GTGGGCGAAGGGTCGCTCGACGCGCTGCTGCGCGCGGCGGCGGCCCGCTGGCCGGACCGGCCCGCGGTCGAGAGCCCTGCCGGGTCGCTGACCTACGCCGAGCTCGACGCCGCGGTGAGCGCAGCGGCCGGGGGGCTGCTCGCCGCCGGTGCGCGACCCGGCGACCGGGTGGCGTTCGCCCTTTCCGCCGACGCCCCGCTCTACGCCGCGCCGTTCGCGTGCGCCCGCATCGGGGTCACGGCGCTCCTGCTGCCCGCGAGCCTGCCGCCCCCGCGCTGGGCCGCCCTCCTCGCGCGAGCCGGACCGGCCCTCTGCGTGGCCGACGACGCCCACGCCGACCGGCTGCGTGCCGCCGCCGGCGACGCCGCGCCCGCCCCGGCCCGGGTCGCCCTACCCCTCGACGGCAGCGCCCGGCCCGGTGACCTGCCGGCGGTGCCCGCCGACCCCGACCGGGCGGTGGCGCTTGTGGCGACGTCGGGCACCACCGGGCACCCGACGATCGTCCGGCTCACCAGCCGCGGCCTCCTCCACGTCGGACGCGCCTACCTCGAGCTGCTCACCCTCGGCGAAGGCGAGCGCAGCCTCGTCGTCATGCCGCTCACCTACATCGGCGTCCTGTCCACCCAGACCATGACCATTATCCTCGTCGGCGGGTGCAACGTCCTGCCGGCGGACACGCGCCCGGCCGGGGCACTCGCGCGGATGGCCGCCCACCGCATCACCCTGCTCGACGCCGTGCCGGCATGGCTCACCCTCCTCGCCCGCGAGGACCCGGTCGACGTCCCGACCTGGCGGACGCTTGTGCACGGTGGCGCCCCGATGCCCCCCGCGACGGCGCGGACCCTGGCCGCCCGCCACCCCCGCGTCGCGCTGTACGACGTGTGGGGCCTCACGGAGGCGCACGGACCGGTCACTGCCCTGCGCTACGACCCCGCCCGCCCGGCGCCACCCGGCACGGTCGGCCGGCCGCTCGCCGGGCTGCGCGTCCGCGCCCGCGGCGCCGGCGGCCCGCTGCCCCCCGGGGTGACCGGCGAGCTCGAGGTCGCGGGCCCGACGGTGACCGGCGGCACCCTCGACGCGCCCGGTGGCGCCCTGCGCGAAGGGTGGCTACCGACCGGCGACCTCGGCACGGTCGCGGCGGACGGGACCGTGCGGATCACCGACCGCACGAAGGACCTCATCCTGCGCGGCGGCGCCAACGTGTCGAGCCGTGAGGTCGAGCGGGTCCTGTGCACCGCACCGGGCGTGGACGACGCGGCGGTGTTCCCCGTCCCCGACGTGCTCGGCGGTGAGGCGGTCGGCGCCGCAGTCGTCCCCGGGCTCGCCGCCGCCCTCGACCTGAACGCCTTGCGGCGGCTCGTCGCCGAGCGCGTCGGCGTCCACGCCGTCCCCCGCCGCATCCTCTGCGTCGACGCGCTGCCCCGAAACGCCACCGGCAAGGTCGACAAGCGCGCGCTGCGCGCCGCCGCCACGTAG
- a CDS encoding biotin transporter BioY: MSAFAPVAGSRPVLADVFPRTLARDVAFVLGAALLTAAASQLRIPLGFSPVPITGGTFAVLLTAAALGPARAAAGQATYLLLGAVGLPVFSGWTGGVSYLVGPSGGYLVGFVVAATVVGACARRGWDRGPLGMAATFALGSLVIYALGVPWLAFVGGYGVVEALGLGVAPFLVGDALKAVAAALALPAAWRLAGDRA; encoded by the coding sequence GTGTCCGCCTTTGCACCGGTCGCCGGTTCCCGCCCGGTCCTCGCCGACGTCTTCCCGCGGACGCTCGCGCGCGACGTCGCCTTCGTCCTCGGGGCTGCCCTGCTCACCGCCGCCGCCTCGCAGCTGCGGATCCCGCTGGGGTTCTCCCCCGTGCCGATCACGGGCGGAACGTTCGCCGTCCTGCTGACCGCCGCGGCGCTCGGTCCGGCGCGCGCGGCCGCGGGACAGGCCACCTACCTGCTGCTGGGGGCGGTCGGCCTACCGGTTTTCTCCGGCTGGACCGGCGGGGTGTCCTACCTCGTCGGACCGTCGGGGGGCTACCTCGTCGGGTTCGTCGTGGCCGCGACGGTCGTCGGCGCCTGCGCAAGGCGGGGGTGGGACCGGGGCCCGCTCGGCATGGCGGCGACATTCGCCCTCGGCTCCCTCGTGATCTACGCACTCGGCGTCCCATGGCTCGCCTTCGTCGGCGGGTACGGCGTCGTCGAGGCCTTGGGGCTCGGAGTCGCCCCGTTCCTCGTCGGCGACGCCCTGAAGGCGGTCGCGGCCGCGCTCGCCCTGCCGGCTGCCTGGCGCCTCGCCGGCGACCGCGCCTGA
- the trpD gene encoding anthranilate phosphoribosyltransferase — protein MTSRSGQRWPDLLMRLVAGEDLDDATTADAMTAIMEGETTPVQVAGFLMALRAKGETAEEIAGLVRAMRRYALPVRVEGPLVDTCGTGGDRAGTFNVSTLAALVAAGAGAAVAKHGNRAASGRCGSADLLEAWGVVIDLPPAGVEVCIREVGIGFCFAPTFHPAMRHVMPARRELGVPTVFNFLGPLTNPAGARHQTIGVSNPVMAPRIAGVLARLDAAHALVFHGSDGLDELTTTGPSTVWEVRGGEVAEWTFDPAELGIAPATVADLRGGDVDDNRRIAESVLAGDPGPPRDIVVLGAAAALVAADRVDEWAAGLDAAAASIDSGAAAGVLDAWVRVSREQAARPCG, from the coding sequence GTGACCTCCCGATCCGGCCAGCGCTGGCCGGACCTGCTCATGCGCCTCGTCGCGGGCGAGGACCTCGACGACGCGACGACCGCGGACGCTATGACGGCCATCATGGAAGGCGAGACGACGCCGGTCCAGGTCGCGGGGTTCCTCATGGCGCTGCGTGCGAAGGGCGAGACCGCCGAGGAGATCGCCGGACTCGTGCGGGCCATGCGGCGCTACGCCCTTCCCGTGCGGGTGGAGGGCCCGCTCGTCGACACGTGCGGCACCGGGGGCGACCGGGCCGGCACGTTCAACGTGTCGACGCTCGCTGCGCTCGTGGCCGCCGGTGCCGGTGCGGCCGTGGCGAAGCACGGCAACCGGGCTGCGAGCGGGCGCTGCGGCTCCGCCGACCTGCTCGAGGCGTGGGGGGTCGTCATCGACCTGCCGCCGGCGGGCGTCGAGGTGTGCATCCGCGAGGTGGGAATCGGCTTCTGCTTCGCGCCGACCTTCCACCCGGCGATGCGCCACGTCATGCCCGCGCGCCGCGAGCTCGGCGTGCCGACGGTCTTCAACTTCCTCGGCCCGCTCACCAACCCCGCCGGCGCGCGCCACCAGACCATCGGCGTGAGCAACCCGGTCATGGCGCCGCGGATCGCGGGGGTCCTCGCCCGGCTCGACGCCGCCCACGCCCTCGTCTTCCACGGCTCGGACGGCCTCGACGAGCTCACCACAACCGGACCGTCGACGGTGTGGGAGGTCCGCGGTGGCGAGGTCGCCGAGTGGACCTTCGACCCGGCCGAGCTCGGCATCGCCCCCGCCACGGTGGCTGACCTGCGCGGCGGCGACGTCGACGACAACCGGCGCATCGCCGAGTCGGTGCTCGCGGGCGACCCGGGTCCCCCCCGCGACATCGTCGTGCTCGGCGCTGCGGCCGCGCTCGTGGCCGCCGACCGGGTCGACGAGTGGGCGGCGGGCCTCGACGCGGCAGCCGCCTCGATCGACTCGGGGGCCGCAGCGGGGGTCCTCGACGCCTGGGTCCGCGTCTCCCGCGAACAGGCGGCGCGGCCCTGCGGTTGA
- a CDS encoding DEDD exonuclease domain-containing protein — protein MRAPAFQPRLDDLATPLHAVTFVVVDLETTGGSPNDSRITEVGAVKVRGGEVLGELATLVNPCVAIPRGISALTGITDAMVAAFPPIEAVLPSFVEFSRGAMLVAHNARFDTGFLNANLVRLGYPRLEHPVVCTAALARRLVRDEVRDCRLATLAGFFRCRTLPVHRALADARATVEVLHGLLERAGSFGVVTAEDLVEFVRVRNAPLYRARKGLADGLPRSPGVYTFRSATGEALYVGKATDLRARVRSYFGGDERRKIADLLRETAAIDHRVTPTPLEAAVREVRLIAAHRPRYNRRSKHPRRGVWLKLTIERFPRLSIVRAPRDDGATYLGPLGSRRVADRVVEALHDAVPLRRCSARIGPRTRFTACALAEMGRCLAPCDGRVGPDGYAPAVAAVTAALTADPAPVLDQLAARLRRLAAQARYEEAAAARDRLAALVAALRRTRQLAGVAAPAELAASRPARDAGGREVVLVRHGRLVASTVTVPCEVEAAVARLRAAAPRPGDASAHVAADDAEEISLVAGWLHGRGVVLHHCEGELTSLVAGGRVLAQESQRLAASLRTTGRAHAELAAKRTRR, from the coding sequence ATGCGCGCCCCTGCCTTTCAGCCCCGCCTCGACGACCTCGCCACACCGCTGCATGCGGTGACCTTCGTCGTGGTCGACCTCGAGACCACCGGGGGCTCGCCCAACGACAGCCGGATCACGGAGGTAGGGGCCGTGAAGGTCCGTGGCGGGGAGGTGCTCGGCGAGCTCGCCACGCTCGTCAACCCCTGCGTGGCCATCCCCCGCGGGATCAGTGCGCTCACCGGCATCACCGACGCCATGGTGGCCGCCTTCCCCCCCATTGAGGCGGTGCTGCCGTCGTTCGTCGAGTTCAGCCGCGGGGCCATGCTCGTGGCGCACAACGCCCGCTTCGACACGGGGTTCCTGAACGCCAATCTCGTCCGGCTCGGCTACCCGCGCCTCGAGCATCCGGTTGTGTGCACCGCGGCCCTCGCGCGCCGGCTCGTGCGCGACGAGGTCCGCGACTGCAGGCTCGCGACCCTGGCCGGCTTCTTTCGCTGCCGGACGCTGCCGGTGCACCGGGCCCTCGCCGACGCGCGCGCAACGGTCGAGGTGCTCCACGGCCTCCTCGAGCGCGCCGGTTCGTTCGGTGTCGTGACCGCCGAGGACCTCGTCGAGTTCGTGCGGGTACGCAACGCTCCGCTGTACCGGGCGCGCAAGGGGCTGGCCGACGGGCTGCCGCGGTCCCCCGGCGTCTACACCTTCCGTTCGGCGACGGGGGAGGCGCTCTACGTCGGCAAGGCGACCGACCTGCGCGCCCGGGTGCGCAGCTACTTCGGCGGGGACGAGCGGCGCAAGATCGCCGACCTGCTGCGAGAGACCGCGGCGATCGACCACCGAGTGACCCCGACGCCGCTCGAGGCCGCGGTGCGGGAGGTGCGGCTCATCGCTGCGCACCGTCCCCGGTACAACCGTCGCTCGAAGCACCCACGTCGCGGGGTGTGGCTGAAGCTCACCATCGAGCGGTTCCCCCGGTTGTCGATCGTGCGTGCACCACGCGACGACGGCGCGACCTATCTCGGGCCGCTCGGGTCGCGACGCGTCGCCGATCGCGTCGTCGAGGCGCTGCACGACGCCGTGCCCCTGCGTCGCTGCAGCGCGCGGATCGGGCCCCGCACGCGCTTCACCGCCTGCGCGCTCGCGGAGATGGGCCGCTGCCTGGCGCCCTGTGACGGCCGCGTCGGTCCTGACGGCTACGCACCGGCGGTCGCCGCGGTGACCGCGGCGCTCACCGCGGACCCCGCGCCGGTGCTCGACCAGCTCGCCGCGCGCCTGCGCCGTCTCGCGGCGCAGGCGCGCTACGAGGAGGCCGCGGCCGCGCGCGACCGTCTCGCCGCGCTCGTGGCGGCCCTCCGGCGGACCCGCCAGCTCGCCGGGGTCGCCGCCCCTGCCGAGCTCGCCGCCTCACGGCCCGCCCGAGATGCGGGGGGACGGGAGGTCGTCCTCGTGCGCCACGGACGCCTCGTCGCGAGCACCGTCACGGTTCCGTGCGAGGTCGAGGCGGCGGTCGCCCGGCTGCGCGCCGCCGCTCCGCGCCCGGGCGACGCATCGGCACACGTCGCCGCCGACGACGCCGAGGAGATCAGCCTCGTCGCCGGCTGGCTCCACGGCCGCGGCGTGGTGCTGCACCACTGCGAAGGGGAGCTCACGAGTCTCGTCGCCGGCGGGCGCGTCCTGGCGCAGGAGTCGCAGCGCCTCGCCGCGAGCCTGCGCACGACGGGTCGCGCGCACGCCGAGCTCGCCGCCAAGCGCACGCGGCGCTGA
- a CDS encoding WhiB family transcriptional regulator, which yields MSMPDRSWQERAACRERDAEVFFCVEPQAVEFALSVCATCAVREPCLAQAMATREVFGVWGGTTETQRRRIFRRERRERRRDTAA from the coding sequence ATGAGCATGCCCGATCGCAGCTGGCAGGAACGCGCCGCCTGCCGCGAGCGCGACGCCGAGGTCTTCTTCTGCGTCGAGCCACAGGCGGTGGAGTTCGCCCTTTCTGTCTGCGCGACCTGCGCGGTCCGTGAGCCATGCCTGGCGCAGGCCATGGCGACCCGCGAGGTGTTCGGCGTGTGGGGGGGCACGACGGAGACGCAGCGGCGGCGCATCTTCCGCCGCGAACGCCGGGAGCGGCGCCGGGACACCGCCGCCTGA
- a CDS encoding DUF309 domain-containing protein: MPPHELPRSDTGFRMARAGERPRDRFGRPLPRGARDELPGRQDPDDVVTTVDEAFAQGAVLFDAGRFFEAHEFFEWIWKCDAVDPADRDFWKGVTQVAVGCVHTQRRNATGALTLLERAAGHLDPYPSPHLGVDTAALAAAARAVAAVVRNHGPSPELAFPRLPRTG, encoded by the coding sequence GTGCCCCCCCACGAGCTTCCCCGAAGCGACACCGGATTCCGCATGGCCAGGGCGGGGGAGCGGCCGCGCGACCGCTTCGGCCGTCCGCTGCCGCGGGGAGCGCGCGATGAGCTGCCGGGCAGGCAGGACCCCGACGATGTGGTGACGACCGTCGACGAGGCGTTCGCCCAGGGCGCCGTGCTGTTCGATGCGGGCAGGTTCTTCGAGGCGCACGAGTTCTTCGAGTGGATCTGGAAGTGCGACGCCGTCGACCCGGCCGACCGGGACTTCTGGAAGGGCGTCACCCAGGTCGCGGTCGGGTGCGTCCACACGCAGCGGCGGAACGCGACCGGTGCCCTGACGCTGCTCGAGCGGGCGGCGGGCCATCTCGACCCCTACCCGTCGCCCCACCTCGGCGTCGACACGGCCGCGCTCGCTGCGGCTGCGCGGGCCGTGGCCGCGGTCGTGCGCAACCATGGCCCCTCGCCCGAGCTCGCGTTTCCGAGGTTGCCGCGCACGGGCTGA
- a CDS encoding NYN domain-containing protein, protein MTAQVGAGDEQEEPDPAGLLLDLPAPLWGELLRALRRAVDRLPRAQLPVALRPYAGWTPESLGAPRPRKAIARAVVSDPRLREQIGAAMEDAGALAAAADTSGTRLVEDHGEETAVAALVARARWEDLAVVAAAAAERRASQDRSAAEASGAPHLGELQEASRRLRADLNEARDERDAHRRRADAAEERARRSGAARREVEAETATLCERVAKLEAQLVEERRQRDRRVARLQRRLEEAEARARVDEARAARVVGELERLAVDLREALGPPPSAGERQGVALPPPEAAAPAIPRVVAAAAAGRPCRLPPGVAGDSPAAVEALLQVPGLVVVLDGYNVTKDVRGRPRARLADQRHWLVKLAGGVAARYGRRLMVVFDGTDEHAGPPPAARGVGVLFTAGEEIADERIAEIVADLGPRAPALVVSSDREVQDAAEDLGANVATAGVFLTAVGA, encoded by the coding sequence ATGACCGCGCAGGTGGGAGCAGGGGACGAGCAGGAAGAGCCTGATCCCGCAGGCCTGCTCCTCGACCTGCCGGCGCCGCTGTGGGGCGAGCTGCTGCGCGCGCTGAGACGCGCGGTCGACCGGCTGCCGCGGGCTCAGCTGCCCGTCGCGCTCCGGCCCTACGCGGGGTGGACCCCCGAGAGCCTCGGGGCCCCGCGCCCCCGCAAGGCGATCGCCCGCGCGGTCGTGAGCGACCCCCGGCTTCGGGAGCAGATCGGCGCGGCCATGGAGGACGCTGGTGCGCTTGCGGCCGCGGCGGACACCAGCGGCACGCGCCTGGTCGAGGACCACGGTGAGGAGACCGCCGTGGCGGCGCTCGTCGCCAGGGCGCGCTGGGAGGACCTTGCCGTGGTGGCTGCTGCCGCGGCGGAGCGCCGGGCAAGCCAAGACCGAAGCGCGGCGGAGGCGTCGGGCGCACCCCACCTCGGGGAGCTGCAGGAGGCCTCGCGACGACTGCGGGCCGACCTCAACGAGGCGCGCGACGAGCGGGACGCCCACCGCCGCCGAGCCGACGCCGCGGAGGAGCGGGCACGCCGTTCCGGCGCCGCCCGCCGCGAGGTGGAGGCCGAGACCGCCACGCTGTGCGAGCGGGTGGCCAAGCTCGAGGCGCAGCTCGTCGAGGAACGCCGCCAGCGTGACCGCAGGGTGGCGCGGTTGCAGCGACGGCTGGAAGAGGCGGAGGCGCGCGCCCGCGTGGACGAGGCGCGGGCCGCGCGCGTCGTCGGAGAGCTCGAACGGCTCGCGGTCGATCTGCGGGAGGCCCTCGGCCCGCCGCCGTCGGCGGGGGAGAGGCAGGGGGTCGCGCTGCCTCCGCCCGAGGCCGCAGCGCCCGCCATCCCGCGAGTGGTCGCCGCCGCGGCGGCGGGGCGGCCGTGCCGCCTGCCACCCGGCGTGGCCGGGGACAGTCCGGCCGCGGTCGAGGCGCTCCTGCAGGTTCCCGGCCTCGTCGTGGTCCTCGACGGGTACAACGTCACCAAGGACGTCCGCGGCCGCCCCCGGGCGCGGCTCGCGGACCAGCGCCACTGGCTCGTGAAGCTGGCCGGCGGCGTCGCCGCGCGCTACGGACGCCGCCTCATGGTGGTGTTCGACGGCACCGACGAGCATGCCGGACCGCCACCGGCTGCGCGGGGCGTGGGGGTGCTGTTCACCGCCGGCGAGGAGATCGCCGACGAGCGCATCGCCGAGATCGTCGCGGACCTCGGCCCCCGCGCGCCCGCACTGGTCGTGTCGAGCGACCGGGAGGTGCAGGACGCCGCCGAGGACCTCGGCGCCAATGTCGCCACCGCCGGGGTGTTCCTCACCGCCGTCGGCGCCTGA